Part of the Syntrophorhabdus sp. genome is shown below.
GGTTCCTCACGTCTATGCCGATATCGATCCCGCCCGGGACATGGATATCGTGGAGACGGAGATCATCATCTCCGACCTCGAGATCGTCGAAGACCGGATAAGGAAGATAGAACGGCTCGCGAAGATCTCGAAGGACAAGGGTGAGGCGGAGATGGAGCTGCTCCTCAGGGTGAGGCGCTATCTTGAGGCGGGCCGCTTCGTGACCACCGACGATTTCGACGAGAGCGAAAGGCAGGCCCTGCGTTCCTTCGATCTCATCACCACGAAACCTCTCTTTTACATTGCCAACGTCGATGAAGAAGGGTTGGCGGTGTCCCCGCAACCCGCGATCGAGGAGGCCGCCGCGAAGAGAGGCCGGGAGGTTGTCTATATTTGCGGCAAGCTGGAGCAGGACCTGAGCGCCCTGCCGGAGGATGAGCGGGTCTCTTTCATGGAGCTTTACGACATGAAGGAGTTCTCCATAGACAAGATCATCCATGTCGGTTACCGAATCCTCGGACTCATCACCTTCTACACCGTTGTGGGCAAGGAGATGCGCGCCTGGACGATCCCCCGGGGAACGACGTGCGCGAAGGCGGCGGGCAAGATCCACACGGACATGGAGAAGGGCTTCATACGGGCCGAGGTCATAAACATCGACGATCTCATCACCTGCGGCAGCGAACACGCAGCCCGCGAAAAGGGCCTCCTAAGCCTCGAAGGCCGCGACTACGTCGTGCAGGATGGCGACATACTCCACATACGCTTCAACGTTTGACCGGGGGTCAAACGTTGAAGCCGTCTCAGGTCTCAGGTCTCAGGTCTCAGGTCTCAGGCTAAAGGCCAAAACACACAGAGAATCCCGCTGGTCCCTAACCCGGAACCTGAAACCCGGAGCGGCCTCTAAGGTTTTTTACGTGAAACCTGAGACCTGAGACGGTCTTTATATGTTCTTCCCCTGTTCCAGCGCATTCTTCAGGAAGCTGCATCTGATGTCGGGCTGGACGTATTCGTGGTCGGTTTCGCTGACGGGGAAGAATACGAGAAGCGCCTCGCGCAGAGCGATCTTGATGCCGGGAAGAAGAGGCAGGACCTTCCTCTTGTTGATGGCGAGGTCGGCTATGATCGTTGTCAGGCTGTCGAGCGCGTCCTGAGCGGTGAGGTTGATGGACTGAATGGGGGCGGAAGGCAACCTGTCGTCGAATTCACCGGAGAAGTTGGCAATGGTGAACTGTTTCGACATCCGCCGATAGACCGCCGGGGTTATCCTGAACGCGGGCGTCCAGAAGAAGAGGGGAGGTTCTTCCCAGCCCGGCTGTATGACCCTGGGAAGGTTTCCGAGACGGACCACGTCCGCGTAACAGTCGAGTTTCAAACCCTCGACCTCAACCTTCAGTCGCCAGAAGGGCAGGTATTGCCGCACCGACCCCTCGGCGGCCTTCGTCGACAGGGCCGTCCTGAAGCCGACGCGCTTGAGGCCTTGACCGCCCGTTTCCCAGGCGGAATTACACGTGTTGCATAAGAGGACGCAGCTGTCCCTTTCGGCCAGCGTGTTCCAGCCGCACTCGGGACACAGCGTCGGCAAAAAGTTTACCGCCCAGCCGCCGGAGAAGATCTCGTAGGGAAATGACTCGTATACGGGGGGTCCGTCGAAGAGCACCTCGTTGAGTATGGCATCATGGAAACGGCCGTTGCGGACGAACATGGGGGTGTAGATGAGGCTCATTGTGTCGGCGACGAAGGCTTCATGGTAGATCCTTTCCTCTCTCAGCTCCTTTCTCGTTATGGGGATCTCGGCGTAATCCCCCTGCGTGCCGCGGCGGACGAAACGGGTCTCGTGAACCGTAACCGTTTCGTAGGTCACGTCGCGTTTGGCTTCCACGAAGGACTTTTCAAAAGGGATGCCCGGCGGGATGAATCTGGCATTGTCCGCGGGCTGTACGAAGCGCAGCTTTAGTGTTTGCGGCCGGAGGCCCAGTGTTTGCGTGAAGTGTTCACTTTCGACGGCAAGGAAGGTCTTGTCCACGATCCCGTTCGCTATCCCGCTTGTCCTGCACGTGTAATGCACGCCCCTGAAGCGCCAGTAGGGCACGTAGATGACCTCTTCGAGGAAGGGGTCCGAGGGGGTAAAGCAGTACCGAAAATAATCCCGGGGCTGCATGCAGAGCTTTGTCTTGCAGAAATCACAGGTGAGGAGCCTGTCGGTCTCTTCGAGAACGACCGGGGCGCCGCACTGGGGACATTGATGCTCTATGCGCATGACCGTCAGATCTTTTCGCCGCAGGAATTACAGTAAACGGATCCCCTCAGGTTTTCCGCCCCGCAGTGAGGGCATTTCACGGGTCCCTCGTTCGCGGTGACGGTCTGGCCGCAGGAAGGACAGAACCTTGCCCGCGCGGGGAGGTTCTTGTGACACTTCGGGCACTGGGAGATCACGAGGAGGTGGTGGCCGCAGGATGGGCAGAACCGGGCATCCTCGTTGACAGGGTTCTGGCACTCGGGGCATTTCATCGTGCCGGCGGATTGCGGAGCTCCCTTGATGGTCTCGGCGTACATGGCCGGCATCATGAAACCGAGCCCCATGCCCATACCCGCGCCCGCTTCGCCGGGATTCTGTGCGGCGCTTTCCATTGCCATGGCGGCTTTCATCTTGACAAGCTTGTTGAGGTCGTCGAACATGGCCAGCCTGCTCTTGTCATCGATGGCCTTCTGGACCTCCTGGGGAGGGGTGATGGAATTGATGTAGAGGCCGGAGAGCTGGATGCCGAAATGAGAAAAGTCCTTCTCCAGCATCCGGGTCAGTCCCGCCGACATTGCGTCGTACTGCCCCGGCAGGTCGAGAAGGGTGTCGAGGTTGCCGCCGAGATAATCGTTGAAACGGGAGAGTATGACCTTGCCCAGGTAGTCCTCGATGTCCGCGACGGTGTAGGACGCCTTCGTTCCCACGAGGGTGTTGATGAAGAGCGACGGCTGGATGACCCTGATATTGAACATACCGAAGGCGCGGAGCCGCACAAGCCCCAGCTTTGAATCCTTGAAGGCGACGGGGTCCCGCGTTCCCCAGGGAAGGTTCGTGAAGACCTTCGTATTGACGAAATAGACCTCCGCCCTTAAGGGGCTCGTGAATCCCCAGGGAAGGCTCAGGAGCTTCGTGACGATCGGTATGTTGAGGGTGGAAAGCGTGTAGCGACCGGCCCCCAGGGCATCGTACGCCTTTCCCTGGTAGAAGAATATCGCCGCCTGGCTCTCACGCACGGTGAGCTGCGCGCCGTACTTGATGTCGCCCGATCCCTCCTCGGGTAATCTGTGCGCTATCTCCTTGCCCGTATCGTCAAACCATTCGAGTACTTCCAGAAAATTTCCCATGCCATCCCCCTGCGTATTTTTTTTTCGACACCTTACTATGAGAAAGGACGGAAGTCAATGACGGAGAGCACGGAGAAGAGAGGTTATGGGTCATAGGCCATAGGTTATGGGAGAGATTCTTTCCAATCACCCATCACCTATCACCCATCACCTATCTTCTACCCGTATCTTCCCGTGATGTAGCCCTCAGTCCTTTCGTCCCGGGGGGAGGTGAAGATCTGGGATGTTTCGCCGAATTCGACGAGGTCGCCGAGGAGCATGAAGCCCGTGTAGTCGGAGACGCGGGCGGCCTGCTGCATGTTGTGGGTGACGATGAGGATGGTGTAGCGCTCCTTCAACTCGATCATGAGCTCTTCTATCCTCATGGTGGCGATAGGGTCGAGGGCGGAGCAGGGCTCGTCGAGGAGAATTATCTCCGGCTCGACCGTCAGGAGACGGGCGACGCAGAGCCGCTGTTTTATCTCCTCCGAGAGTTCGAGGGCGGGGGTGTGGAGCTTGTCCTTGAGCTCGTCGAGGAGACCGACGGAGTGAAGGCAGCGGTCGACGATCTCTCTCCACCCACGCCTGTGTCCCATTCCATGGACCTTGAGGCCATAGACCATGTTCTCGTAGACGGTGAAGGGAAAGGGGTTGGGGCGCTGAAAGACCATGCCCACCTTCTTCCTGAGGTTGATGATGTCGATGTCTTCCAGTCTCTCGTCGTGGACGTATATGTCGCCCTCGATGCGGACCTCCTCCAGGAGGTCGTTCATGCGGTTGAAACAGCGAAGGAGAGTTGACTTTCCGCACCCTGACGGGCCGATGAGGGCCGTTATGGCATTGGAATGGACCTGGAAATCGACATTCTTGAGGGCGTGGAAATCCCCGTAGTAGAGGTTGAGCCTGTTCGTTTTCAGGGCGAATCTATCCATTATCCAAACTTTCCCTGTATGTAGTCTTCGGTCTTGGTCTCGGAGGGGGCGGTGAAGACCTTTTCCGTCGTGTCGTACTCGATGAGCTCGCCGAGGTAGAAGAAGGCCGAAAAGTCGCTGATCCGGGCGATCTGTTTCGTGTTGTTGGACACGAGTATGATGGTGTACTCCGACTTCAGCTCGCTCAGCGCGTCCTCGATCTTTGCCGTGGAAATGGGGTCGAGGCCGGAGCAGGGCTCATCGAGGAGAATGATCTCCGGCTTGAGCGCGAGCGTACGCGCAAGACAGAGGCGCTGCTGCTGTCCCCCGGAGAGCTTGAGGGCCGACGTGCCGAGCCTGTCCTTCACCTCGTCCCAGAGGAATGCCTTCTTGAGACTGTCCTCAACGATGTGGTGCAGGGTGGTCCGGTCACTCGTGCCTTTGAGCCTCGGCCCATAGGCGACGTTCTCGAATATGGAACGGGGCAGGGGGATGGGAACGGCGAAAACGGTGCCGACCCGTCTTCGAAGTTCTATGGGATTGATGCTCCCGTCAAGGATGCTCGTCCCGTCGATGGTGGCATCGCCCTCGATCCTCACGTTGTTCTCGAAATCTATCATGCGGTTGATAACGGAGATGAGGGTGGATTTTCCGCTTCCCGAAGGCCCCATGAAACCGGTGATGGTGTTCCTGTGAACCTTGATGCTGATGCTTTTCAGTACCTCTGTCTTGCCGAAGGATAACCGTAATCTGTCAGTCGCGATCTTTGTGTCCATCTCTGTCCTATGAGTAGCGTGCAATGGCCTTGTTCATGATATAGTACGCGAGTATGTTGATAAGAAGGATGCTCAGCACAAGCACCACGGCCGTGCCGTACGCCTTCTCCATGGAGATCCCTTCGCGGGCGAGGATATAGAAGTGGACCGCCATGGTCCTGCCCGAATCCATGAGAGACAGGGGGAGCCTTAAGGAGCTGCCCATGGTGAAGATGATGGCCGCCGTCTCGCCCACGGCCCGCCCGATGCTGAGCATGATGCCGGTGAGTATCCCGGGGATCGCCGCCGGGATGACCACCTTCTTTATCGTTTCCCACTTGCTTGCGCTCAGGGAGTAACTGACTATCCTGAGCTGGCGGGGCACGGCCCTTATGGCCTCTTCCGAAGTCCTGATGATCGTCGGCAGGATCATAATGGTCATCGTGAGGACGCCCGCGAGGAGCGACCATCCCATCTTGAGCTTTATCACGAAGAATATGAAACCGAAGAGGCCGTAGAGGATGGACGGGATGCCCGCCAGAGACTCGACGCCGAAGCGGATGAATTTCGTGAAGAGCGATTCTTTCGTGTACTCGGTGAGGAATATCGCCGTCCCGAGGCCAAGCGGCGTGGCGAGCAGGATGGACAGCAGCGCGAGTTGGATCGTTCCCACGATGGAGGGAAAGATGCCGCCTTCCCTCCCCATGTCCTCGGGGAAGGAAAAGATGAAGGCGAAATTGACGTGAGGGAATCCTTTAAAGAAGATGATCGCCACGATGATGATGAGGATGCCGACGGTGAAGTATGCCTGGACGTTGAGCCCCATCCGTACGAAGCGGTTTATGAACCGGGGGTTGATTCTCATTTTGCGATCTTCCTCTTGATGCCGAAGTTAGCGACGTAATTGAGTATCATGATGATGACCATGAGGACGACGCCCGTCGAGAAGAGCCCCAAACGGTGGTCGCCGGTGGCATACGCCAGTTCCAGGGCGATATTGCCCGTCAACGTCCTTAAGGGGTCAAGGATGCTTGTGGGTATCTTGAGGGCGTTGCCGGCGATCATGATAACCGCCATCGTCTCTCCTATCGCCCGTCCCATGCCGAGGATGAAGCTTGCCAGGATCCCCGACTTGGCGGAGGGTATGATGACCTTGTAGATGGTTTGCCACTTCGTCGCCCCCATGGCGGCGGAACCCTCCCGATATGTCCTGGGCACGCTTACCAGGGCGTCGAAGGAGATGCTGATGATCGTCGGCAGGATCATGACGCCAAGAACGAGGCAGGTGGACATGAGAGAGAACCCGGATCCCCCGAGATAGTTCCTGACGAGGGGCACGATGTAAATGACACCGAGAAACCCGAACACCACCGACGGGATGCCGGCAAGGAGCTCGATGGCGGGCTTGAGGAGCATTCTCGTTCTCTTGCCCGCGTATTCCGAGAGGTATATCGCGCAGGACAGACCCAACGGAGCGCCTATGATGAGGGCCCCGATGGTGACGAGAAATGACGATATGATCATCGGGAATATGCCGAAGTAACCCTTGGTAGGGGCCCACTTCATCCCGAAGATGATCTTGTTGAGGCCTACCTTGAGGAAAAGGGGCAGTCCCTCCGCCAGGATGAAGATGAAGATGAGAAAGAGAAAGAGAAGCGATGAGAGCGCGAAGGCGACGAGCACCCACTTGACGAGATGCTCCTTCAATACCGTCCTGTCAATCATAGAACCCCACGAGTCCTTCGTTCTTGAGTATCTTCTGCCCTTCCTTTGAAAGGACGTAGTCAACGAACTGCCTCGATTTCAGGTCCAGTTCGCCGTTGGTCACGTAAAGAAAGGGACGCACCAGCTTGTAGCGGCCTGATTTGATGGTCTTTATGGAAGGTTTCACGCCACCGATGGCGACGGGCCGCACCTTCTTGTCGACAAGTCCCATGGATATGTACCCTATCGCGTAGGGATCGGTGGCGACGACCTCCTTCACGGAGCCGTTGGAATCCTGTACCATGGTGCCGTCGTCGATCTCCTTATCCTTCATGACCAGGCTTTCAAAGGCACCCCGCGTGCCAGACCCCTCCTCACGGGACACTGCGTCTATCCTCCTGTCGACCCACCCCAACTGCCGCCAGTTGGAGATGCGGCCGGTGAATATCTTGCGTATGCTGTCGAGGTCCAGCTCTCCGACGGGGTTGTCGGGATGCACGACGACCGCTATCCCATCATAGCAGATGGTTATCGTGTTGAGCTTCTTCTCTTCATCCTTCAGTTGCCGTGATGACATTCCGATCTCGACAGTGTTGTTGATCACGGCCTGGATGCCGGCGGTGGATCCCCCTCCCTGCACATCGACGATAAAGTTCTTGTGGTCCACCATGAAGTGCTCCGCCAGTTTCTCCGTGAAGGGCATGACGGACGTGGAACCGGCGATCGTGATCGTGTGTTTCTTCCCGGGTTTGTCGCTGGACACGGCTGAACAGGAGAGAAGAGCGGCGATAAGAGGTAGAAGTATGACCCAGTGCCTGACACTCATATGCTATTCCTGGGGATCTCTGGAGTGTCGTATTATCTTTCCCTCCACGAGGAAGATGACTAGTTCGGCGATATTGACGGCATGATCGGCCATCCGTTCCAGGTACTTGGAGATGAAGAGCACACGCGTGGCCCGTGATATGGTCCGCATGTCCTGCATCATGTATGTCAGGAGCTCGCGGAAGATCTGGTCGAGGAGCTGGTCCACCTTCTGGTCGTCCTTGGTGACCTTCCGCGCCATGGCCACGTCCTCCTTGACGAAGGCATCGAGGCTTTCCTTGAGCATCAGCTGCACCGTGTCGGCCATCATGGGAAGGTCGATGTAGGGTTTCAACTGAGGTTCCTGGTTCAGTTCCTGGACCCTCTCGCAGATGTTGACGGCCATGTCGCCGATCCGTTCCAGGTCGTAGTTGATCTT
Proteins encoded:
- the ychF gene encoding redox-regulated ATPase YchF, with protein sequence MSFSCGFIGLPNSGKSTIFNALTALAVPCQPYPFCTIDPNVGVVPVPDARLFKLADLLKPEKVTETTIEFVDIAGLIKDAHKGEGLGNRFLSHIRNVDAVAHVIRAFNSGQVPHVYADIDPARDMDIVETEIIISDLEIVEDRIRKIERLAKISKDKGEAEMELLLRVRRYLEAGRFVTTDDFDESERQALRSFDLITTKPLFYIANVDEEGLAVSPQPAIEEAAAKRGREVVYICGKLEQDLSALPEDERVSFMELYDMKEFSIDKIIHVGYRILGLITFYTVVGKEMRAWTIPRGTTCAKAAGKIHTDMEKGFIRAEVINIDDLITCGSEHAAREKGLLSLEGRDYVVQDGDILHIRFNV
- a CDS encoding SPFH domain-containing protein, which encodes MGNFLEVLEWFDDTGKEIAHRLPEEGSGDIKYGAQLTVRESQAAIFFYQGKAYDALGAGRYTLSTLNIPIVTKLLSLPWGFTSPLRAEVYFVNTKVFTNLPWGTRDPVAFKDSKLGLVRLRAFGMFNIRVIQPSLFINTLVGTKASYTVADIEDYLGKVILSRFNDYLGGNLDTLLDLPGQYDAMSAGLTRMLEKDFSHFGIQLSGLYINSITPPQEVQKAIDDKSRLAMFDDLNKLVKMKAAMAMESAAQNPGEAGAGMGMGLGFMMPAMYAETIKGAPQSAGTMKCPECQNPVNEDARFCPSCGHHLLVISQCPKCHKNLPARARFCPSCGQTVTANEGPVKCPHCGAENLRGSVYCNSCGEKI
- the pstB gene encoding phosphate ABC transporter ATP-binding protein; this translates as MDRFALKTNRLNLYYGDFHALKNVDFQVHSNAITALIGPSGCGKSTLLRCFNRMNDLLEEVRIEGDIYVHDERLEDIDIINLRKKVGMVFQRPNPFPFTVYENMVYGLKVHGMGHRRGWREIVDRCLHSVGLLDELKDKLHTPALELSEEIKQRLCVARLLTVEPEIILLDEPCSALDPIATMRIEELMIELKERYTILIVTHNMQQAARVSDYTGFMLLGDLVEFGETSQIFTSPRDERTEGYITGRYG
- a CDS encoding phosphate ABC transporter ATP-binding protein encodes the protein MDTKIATDRLRLSFGKTEVLKSISIKVHRNTITGFMGPSGSGKSTLISVINRMIDFENNVRIEGDATIDGTSILDGSINPIELRRRVGTVFAVPIPLPRSIFENVAYGPRLKGTSDRTTLHHIVEDSLKKAFLWDEVKDRLGTSALKLSGGQQQRLCLARTLALKPEIILLDEPCSGLDPISTAKIEDALSELKSEYTIILVSNNTKQIARISDFSAFFYLGELIEYDTTEKVFTAPSETKTEDYIQGKFG
- the pstA gene encoding phosphate ABC transporter permease PstA, which encodes MRINPRFINRFVRMGLNVQAYFTVGILIIIVAIIFFKGFPHVNFAFIFSFPEDMGREGGIFPSIVGTIQLALLSILLATPLGLGTAIFLTEYTKESLFTKFIRFGVESLAGIPSILYGLFGFIFFVIKLKMGWSLLAGVLTMTIMILPTIIRTSEEAIRAVPRQLRIVSYSLSASKWETIKKVVIPAAIPGILTGIMLSIGRAVGETAAIIFTMGSSLRLPLSLMDSGRTMAVHFYILAREGISMEKAYGTAVVLVLSILLINILAYYIMNKAIARYS
- the pstC gene encoding phosphate ABC transporter permease subunit PstC gives rise to the protein MIDRTVLKEHLVKWVLVAFALSSLLFLFLIFIFILAEGLPLFLKVGLNKIIFGMKWAPTKGYFGIFPMIISSFLVTIGALIIGAPLGLSCAIYLSEYAGKRTRMLLKPAIELLAGIPSVVFGFLGVIYIVPLVRNYLGGSGFSLMSTCLVLGVMILPTIISISFDALVSVPRTYREGSAAMGATKWQTIYKVIIPSAKSGILASFILGMGRAIGETMAVIMIAGNALKIPTSILDPLRTLTGNIALELAYATGDHRLGLFSTGVVLMVIIMILNYVANFGIKRKIAK
- a CDS encoding phosphate ABC transporter substrate-binding protein, encoding MSVRHWVILLPLIAALLSCSAVSSDKPGKKHTITIAGSTSVMPFTEKLAEHFMVDHKNFIVDVQGGGSTAGIQAVINNTVEIGMSSRQLKDEEKKLNTITICYDGIAVVVHPDNPVGELDLDSIRKIFTGRISNWRQLGWVDRRIDAVSREEGSGTRGAFESLVMKDKEIDDGTMVQDSNGSVKEVVATDPYAIGYISMGLVDKKVRPVAIGGVKPSIKTIKSGRYKLVRPFLYVTNGELDLKSRQFVDYVLSKEGQKILKNEGLVGFYD
- the phoU gene encoding phosphate signaling complex protein PhoU, which encodes MLEGHIYKTFDLELKELKEKLLYEGGLVEKAISNAIRALLERNSDLAEKVIEDDPVINALEVEIDEFCLKLLALRQPAARDLRFITTAIKINYDLERIGDMAVNICERVQELNQEPQLKPYIDLPMMADTVQLMLKESLDAFVKEDVAMARKVTKDDQKVDQLLDQIFRELLTYMMQDMRTISRATRVLFISKYLERMADHAVNIAELVIFLVEGKIIRHSRDPQE